DNA sequence from the Daphnia pulex isolate KAP4 chromosome 8, ASM2113471v1 genome:
CTGACACAACCATTTGATGTGCTGGGTTATTCCCATAACAGAAATCGACAGCTGCTGGGAAAATTCAGCACATGCACCattgaaacaaagaaatgtgCTGTGATGGGTTATTCCCATCAGCATAGTCATTTGTTATTGCTGCTATTTGAGATTTGAGAAATAGTATTTACAACCAGAGCATTGTATAAATGTATGTAGCTTGAGGGGCTAAAGGTTTCCAGACAGAATCTATAGCCTATTATTTTATCACTAGGCTTCTTGTTGCAaacttttttgggaaattCCAATGGCAATTTAAGGACTTTCTTTTGCAAAAGGTTGCTATtgtataaatagaaaaaaaatatgttcaagttgaaattttattgGTCCATTATATGGCGGATGGAGAGGCGGATGGTGCGTGTCTGTGTCTGGTTTTTCGTTATTAATGATGTGCAATTCactttttggtttatttttccacGATTATATCTAATAACTATATTTTTGAACCAGATAGGCTACCAGCAAAGGCGGAAATATTTTCGCCGCCATTTTCCGCAAAAGCTTTGCGACATTCGGACTTTCCATATTGCTATTGCACAACAAGTATTTTATATTGCCTCGAAAGACATTTTAGTTGTATAAAAATTGTAAGAGAAATAAACTATGTTCAATGCCAtcctcatttttatttcttcatcagAGACGATACAGCATGAGCTATTTTATGCAGTTGTCGTGACATTGATTGTGTGCTGCTGTCTGACACAGgttgtacatatatataagcCGGAGCTCACACGTCAGTCTTTCGTCACTTGTCATCCGCAACAGTACCCTCCCGACTCCCgaataatcaaaaatattttaatttcaattaataacGTGAATAAAATGTTGGATCATTTTTCAGTAATGTTTTATTCTGCAACCCAGCAATCGTGgattcatcattttctcctAGCATCtactataatatttttaagcAATTACTTTCGACAACTGTAAGTCCGTTTTCACACATTTTCACTCAGGTCATTTTTGGGGAAACTAATATATTCGATCTTCCTGCACAAAAcaggttcttttttaaagCGTATAATACCTTACTTGGCACTTATCACGTCACTTGTCGGGACCTGAAACAGCAACATTTTAGTTCAATGAAGAATCAGAAATCAGCAGTTCCCCGATTGAGGGAAAAGGGAGGACTGAGGATCCTGGAAATTGGTCCAGGTCCCGGTTACAATTTCGAATTTTATCCACCCAAAAGTGAAGTGACGGCCGTCGAAGTCAATCCATTTTTCGAGGAGCAATTCTTCAAGAAACAGGCCGACCATCCGCACATCAAAATGGACCGTTTTGTCGTCGGATTCGCCGAGGACATGAAGGACGTGCCGGACAACAGCGTCGACATCGTCGTCTCCACCATGGTCCTCTGCTCCGTCCGCAGTGTCGAAGGGGCCCTGAAAGAAATTCACCGCGTTTTGGTACCGGTAGGATTGTTTTCAATCATTTAAAAGGTTTATGtataaagacatttttcttttctttgaaatatttatatacCACAGGgtggaaaatattatttttgggAGCACATCATTGAACATGAATACAGATTGGTCCGGTGGATTCAGCACATCGCTTCGCATCCTTTGTGCATGTACCAATTTGTCTTTGCTGGCTGTAAACTCAACCGGAAAAGTGATGAGATTATCCAAAAGAACGACTTGGGATTCTCGCACATCGACCAGAAAAGATTCCGAACCCCCCAGAAGAGTGGACTGCATGCCATATGCATTTTTCATAGCTCTCATGTCAAAGGAATCGCCACAAAATAGGAATCACCTATAAAAAGAAAGTCCAGCATTTTTCATTACATTAATATcctaattattttctttgtaattatAATTGTTGGATTTAGGCTAGCCTAAAATATACTTCACTTTTTCCATTTAGTTTcagttttagtattttttatttcctttatatTTTGTTGGTCATTTCGTGGATTCAAAAGTAATCGGTATTCAACGAAGTTATCTCGGACTTTAACAGATGACTGCGATGcaaaatggatggatggatcaaaTGGTGCTTAAACTTTTATACAGCAAAACATTTGGATACTTTTCTGCTATAGccttttatgattattttaacCCAAATGCAAATACACAAAcaatttaggaaaaaaatgttaagtgATATAGGTATTTTCTCATATAGATGTATcgactaaaataaaatgccaTTCTGTATCAATCTTCAGTGAATTTTTTCTGTGTAATACT
Encoded proteins:
- the LOC124200041 gene encoding thiol S-methyltransferase METTL7B-like; amino-acid sequence: MLDHFSVMFYSATQQSWIHHFLLASTIIFLSNYFRQLFFFKAYNTLLGTYHVTCRDLKQQHFSSMKNQKSAVPRLREKGGLRILEIGPGPGYNFEFYPPKSEVTAVEVNPFFEEQFFKKQADHPHIKMDRFVVGFAEDMKDVPDNSVDIVVSTMVLCSVRSVEGALKEIHRVLVPGGKYYFWEHIIEHEYRLVRWIQHIASHPLCMYQFVFAGCKLNRKSDEIIQKNDLGFSHIDQKRFRTPQKSGLHAICIFHSSHVKGIATK